One Nocardia sp. BMG111209 DNA segment encodes these proteins:
- the dut gene encoding dUTP diphosphatase, with amino-acid sequence MTGIPPIPLLRLDPGIPVPTRAHPGDAGVDLCTTEDVVLEPGERVLVGTGIAVALPHGTVGLIHPRSGLAAKTGLSIVNTPGTVDAGYRGEIKVCLINHDPRTPIALRRGDRIAQLLVQRVELVDFVAVDGLDESARGAGGYGSSGGHASLETEPVGVGPVGEEA; translated from the coding sequence GTGACCGGTATTCCACCCATCCCACTGCTGCGGCTCGACCCCGGTATTCCCGTGCCCACCCGCGCCCATCCGGGCGACGCCGGCGTGGATCTGTGTACCACCGAGGACGTCGTCCTGGAGCCGGGCGAGCGGGTGCTGGTCGGCACCGGCATCGCCGTGGCACTGCCGCACGGCACGGTCGGCCTGATCCATCCCCGGTCGGGCCTGGCGGCGAAGACCGGGCTGTCGATCGTCAACACCCCCGGTACCGTCGACGCCGGTTATCGGGGCGAGATCAAGGTCTGCCTGATCAACCACGATCCGCGCACGCCGATCGCGCTGCGCCGCGGCGACCGCATCGCCCAGTTGCTGGTGCAGCGGGTCGAACTGGTCGACTTCGTGGCGGTGGACGGGCTGGACGAGTCCGCGCGGGGTGCGGGCGGTTACGGGTCCAGCGGCGGGCATGCGAGCCTGGAGACGGAGCCCGTCGGGGTGGGCCCGGTCGGCGAGGAGGCCTGA
- a CDS encoding DUF3093 domain-containing protein: MTDPVSSQRTPPAPVYSERLWVPLWWWPVGLFVTGLLAAEIHMGAPGIRAWLPYVLLLPIPIWALLWMSRHRVEVVPVAESDGTPGGTLELRADRAHLPVTYVARAATVPTSAKSAALGRQLDPAAFLQHRPWIGPLVLLVLDDPEDPTPYWLVSTRKPEQVLAALGVPSAS; the protein is encoded by the coding sequence GTGACCGATCCCGTTTCGTCGCAGCGGACCCCGCCCGCACCGGTGTATTCCGAGCGGTTGTGGGTGCCGTTGTGGTGGTGGCCGGTGGGCCTGTTCGTCACCGGACTGCTGGCGGCCGAGATCCACATGGGAGCGCCGGGAATCCGGGCCTGGCTGCCGTACGTCCTGCTGCTGCCGATCCCGATCTGGGCGCTGTTGTGGATGAGCCGTCATCGGGTCGAGGTGGTCCCGGTCGCGGAATCGGACGGAACACCCGGCGGAACTCTCGAATTGCGCGCGGACAGAGCCCACCTACCGGTAACGTATGTGGCCCGGGCGGCTACGGTGCCGACCAGTGCCAAAAGCGCAGCACTCGGCCGCCAGCTCGACCCCGCCGCGTTCCTGCAGCATCGGCCCTGGATCGGTCCGCTGGTGTTGCTGGTGCTCGACGACCCCGAGGACCCCACGCCCTACTGGCTCGTCAGTACCCGCAAGCCCGAACAGGTCCTAGCCGCGCTCGGCGTACCGAGCGCGAGCTGA
- a CDS encoding DUF4193 domain-containing protein, whose translation MATDYDAPRRSESDDVSEDSLEELKARRNEAASAVVDIDESDTAESFELPGADLSEEVLSVRVIPKQADEFTCASCFLVHHRSRLASESGGQLICMDCAA comes from the coding sequence ATGGCAACCGACTATGACGCACCGAGGCGCAGTGAATCCGACGACGTGTCGGAGGACTCCCTGGAGGAGCTGAAGGCTCGTCGTAACGAGGCCGCGTCCGCCGTCGTGGATATCGACGAATCCGATACCGCGGAGTCGTTCGAGCTTCCCGGCGCGGACCTGTCCGAGGAAGTGCTCTCGGTTCGGGTGATCCCGAAACAGGCCGACGAGTTCACCTGCGCCAGCTGTTTCCTGGTGCACCACCGCAGCCGATTGGCAAGCGAGTCCGGTGGGCAGTTGATCTGCATGGACTGCGCAGCCTGA
- the cei gene encoding envelope integrity protein Cei — MVSLITEGRATDKRGRPFPRRRYQPWVALVSILALICVIVWIKAATTEQHSRAAMTCNTPSAATDPNAPKPEGLGQRVGASRLRDVEPAPLAQSKVRVYNGSGQRGVAEHIASRLSDYGFAGPPAPPFANDPVYVNGDMECNGQIRFGVNGRPAAAAVQLVAPCAELIEDHRTDDLVDLAVGSLFGNDLRPSTDAEEVLKSLKNPAPGGPSIDSKLLEAARQAKC; from the coding sequence GTGGTTTCACTGATCACCGAGGGCCGCGCCACCGACAAACGGGGCCGGCCGTTCCCCCGCCGACGCTATCAACCCTGGGTCGCCCTGGTGTCGATCCTCGCACTGATCTGCGTGATCGTCTGGATCAAGGCGGCGACGACGGAACAGCACAGCCGGGCCGCCATGACCTGCAATACGCCGTCCGCGGCGACCGACCCGAACGCGCCGAAGCCCGAGGGCCTCGGTCAGCGCGTCGGGGCGTCGCGGCTGCGGGACGTCGAGCCGGCGCCGCTGGCGCAGTCCAAGGTGCGCGTCTACAACGGCTCGGGGCAGCGCGGCGTCGCCGAGCACATCGCCTCCCGGCTCAGCGACTACGGATTCGCCGGCCCGCCCGCGCCACCGTTCGCCAACGACCCCGTGTACGTCAACGGGGATATGGAGTGCAACGGCCAGATCCGGTTCGGCGTCAACGGCCGGCCCGCGGCGGCCGCCGTGCAGTTGGTCGCGCCGTGTGCCGAGCTGATCGAGGATCACCGCACCGACGATCTGGTCGACCTGGCGGTGGGTTCGCTGTTCGGCAACGACCTGCGGCCGAGCACCGACGCCGAGGAGGTCCTGAAGTCGCTGAAGAATCCGGCCCCGGGCGGCCCGTCCATCGACTCGAAGCTCCTGGAAGCGGCCCGCCAGGCGAAGTGCTGA
- a CDS encoding inositol monophosphatase family protein encodes MPETNSRMTVTASADPAVATPAEVADLRRAAVALARTAADHVRARRPEVFATATGAQRDAVQSKSTPTDPVTIVDTESEELIRALLSRSRPADSVLGEEGGGTLGADPDATVWVVDPIDGTVNFMYGIPAYAVSVAAMRDGRSLAGAVVDVAGGVTYSAGLGAGATATGPDGVTVTLRCTDVRSIEMTLLATGFGYGAARRARQGRLIAEVLPHVRDIRRIGSAALDLCMVAAGRVDAHYEHGLNTWDWAAGGLIAAEAGARLVLPPAGTVARTGELVVAAAPGIADQLIDLFDRLGVSDPIPD; translated from the coding sequence GTGCCCGAGACGAACTCCCGCATGACCGTCACCGCCTCCGCCGATCCCGCCGTCGCCACCCCCGCCGAGGTCGCCGACCTGCGGCGAGCCGCCGTCGCACTGGCCCGCACCGCCGCCGATCACGTGCGTGCGCGCCGCCCGGAGGTGTTCGCGACCGCCACCGGCGCCCAGCGTGACGCGGTGCAGAGCAAGAGCACCCCGACCGATCCGGTCACCATCGTCGACACCGAATCCGAGGAGTTGATCCGCGCCCTGCTGAGCCGGTCCCGGCCCGCCGATTCGGTCCTCGGCGAGGAGGGCGGCGGCACCCTCGGCGCGGATCCGGACGCCACCGTCTGGGTGGTCGACCCGATCGACGGCACCGTGAACTTCATGTACGGCATCCCCGCCTACGCCGTATCGGTCGCCGCGATGCGCGACGGCCGATCGCTGGCGGGCGCGGTGGTCGACGTCGCCGGCGGTGTCACCTACAGCGCCGGCCTCGGCGCGGGCGCCACCGCCACCGGCCCCGACGGCGTCACGGTCACCCTGCGCTGTACCGACGTCCGCTCGATCGAGATGACCCTGCTCGCCACCGGCTTCGGCTACGGCGCCGCCCGCCGGGCCCGGCAGGGCCGCCTGATCGCCGAGGTCCTGCCGCACGTCCGCGACATCCGCCGGATCGGCTCCGCCGCCCTGGACCTGTGCATGGTCGCCGCCGGCCGGGTGGACGCCCACTACGAGCACGGCCTCAACACCTGGGACTGGGCCGCCGGCGGCCTGATCGCCGCCGAGGCCGGCGCCCGCCTGGTCCTACCCCCGGCGGGCACGGTCGCCCGCACCGGCGAACTGGTCGTCGCCGCCGCCCCCGGCATCGCGGACCAGCTCATCGACCTGTTCGACCGCCTCGGCGTATCGGACCCGATTCCCGACTGA
- the ppgK gene encoding polyphosphate--glucose phosphotransferase encodes MSARGLAFGIDIGGSGVKGAVVDLATGELAHDRIKIATPHPSTPNAVAETVAKLVSQADWDGPVGLTLPSVVVNGIARTAANIDKAWIDTDARSLFSLALGGREVVVLNDADAAGMAEDRYGAARNTEGLVMLLTFGTGIGSALLYHGTLVPNTELGHLQVGSKEAEHRAASSVKERKNLSYKEWAAEVTKVLVTLENLFWPNVFVVGGGISRDADHWIPLLGNRTPVVAAHLKNTAGIVGAAMAVDAGIAP; translated from the coding sequence ATGTCCGCTCGCGGGCTTGCATTCGGGATCGATATCGGTGGTAGCGGCGTCAAGGGCGCGGTGGTGGATCTGGCCACCGGCGAACTCGCGCACGATCGCATCAAGATCGCCACCCCGCATCCGTCGACCCCGAACGCCGTCGCCGAAACCGTCGCCAAACTGGTCTCCCAGGCCGACTGGGACGGCCCGGTCGGTCTCACGCTGCCCAGCGTGGTCGTGAACGGCATCGCCCGCACCGCCGCCAACATCGACAAGGCGTGGATCGACACCGACGCCCGCAGCCTCTTCTCGCTGGCGCTGGGCGGTCGCGAGGTGGTGGTCCTCAACGACGCGGACGCCGCCGGCATGGCCGAGGACCGCTACGGCGCGGCCCGCAACACCGAGGGCCTGGTCATGCTGCTCACCTTCGGCACCGGCATCGGCTCGGCGCTGCTCTACCACGGCACGCTGGTGCCGAATACGGAGTTGGGACACCTTCAGGTGGGCAGCAAGGAGGCCGAGCACCGGGCCGCCTCCTCGGTCAAGGAACGAAAGAATCTGTCGTACAAGGAGTGGGCCGCGGAGGTCACCAAGGTGCTGGTGACACTGGAAAATCTGTTCTGGCCCAACGTTTTCGTGGTCGGCGGCGGTATCAGCCGGGACGCCGATCATTGGATCCCCTTGCTCGGCAACCGGACTCCCGTGGTGGCCGCGCATCTGAAGAACACCGCGGGAATCGTCGGCGCCGCGATGGCGGTGGATGCCGGTATCGCGCCATGA
- a CDS encoding RNA polymerase sigma factor: MVATNTRQTAESAEDADSADITAARPVRKAAAKKAPAKKAPVKKAVAKKATPGAKKAPAKKAAAKKATPGPDGEIDETLTEDESLELDDLDDLDVPDDDLSEEDEIVDEVDEDEETPAAPAAPVAEADEEEAEEPSEKDKASGDFVWDEEESEALRQARKDAELTASADSVRAYLKQIGKVALLNAEEEVELAKRIEAGLYATEKFRELTEKGEKLAVAVRRDLQWIMRDGNRAKNHLLEANLRLVVSLAKRYTGRGMAFLDLIQEGNLGLIRAVEKFDYTKGYKFSTYATWWIRQAITRAMADQARTIRIPVHMVEVINKLGRIQRELLQDLGREPTPEELAKEMDITPEKVLEIQQYAREPISLDQTIGDEGDSQLGDFIEDSEAVVAVDAVSFTLLQDQLQSVLETLSEREAGVVRLRFGLTDGQPRTLDEIGQVYGVTRERIRQIESKTMSKLRHPSRSQVLRDYLD; this comes from the coding sequence GTGGTAGCCACGAATACCCGACAGACCGCCGAATCGGCCGAGGACGCCGACTCCGCAGACATCACCGCCGCACGGCCGGTCCGGAAGGCTGCCGCGAAGAAGGCGCCCGCCAAGAAGGCCCCGGTGAAGAAGGCCGTGGCGAAGAAGGCCACTCCCGGCGCCAAGAAGGCTCCGGCGAAGAAGGCCGCCGCGAAGAAGGCCACTCCGGGCCCCGACGGCGAGATCGATGAGACCCTGACCGAAGACGAGTCGCTGGAGCTCGACGATCTCGACGATCTGGACGTCCCCGACGACGATCTGTCCGAGGAGGACGAAATCGTCGACGAGGTCGACGAGGACGAGGAGACGCCGGCGGCCCCCGCCGCGCCGGTCGCCGAGGCCGACGAGGAGGAAGCCGAGGAGCCCTCCGAGAAGGACAAGGCCTCCGGCGACTTCGTCTGGGACGAGGAGGAGTCCGAGGCGCTGCGGCAGGCCCGCAAGGACGCCGAGCTCACCGCCTCCGCCGACTCCGTACGCGCGTACCTGAAGCAGATCGGCAAGGTCGCGCTGCTCAACGCGGAGGAGGAGGTCGAGCTCGCCAAGCGCATCGAGGCCGGTCTCTACGCCACCGAGAAGTTCCGCGAGCTCACCGAGAAGGGTGAGAAGCTGGCGGTGGCGGTGCGCCGCGACCTGCAGTGGATCATGCGCGACGGCAACCGCGCCAAGAACCACCTGCTGGAGGCCAACCTCCGCCTGGTGGTCTCGCTGGCCAAGCGCTACACCGGCCGCGGCATGGCGTTCCTGGACCTGATCCAGGAGGGCAACCTGGGCCTGATCCGCGCGGTCGAGAAGTTCGACTACACCAAGGGCTACAAGTTCTCCACGTACGCCACCTGGTGGATCCGGCAGGCCATCACCCGCGCCATGGCCGACCAGGCCCGCACCATCCGCATCCCGGTGCACATGGTCGAGGTCATCAACAAGCTCGGCCGCATCCAGCGCGAGCTGCTCCAGGACCTGGGCCGCGAGCCCACCCCGGAGGAGCTGGCCAAGGAAATGGACATCACCCCGGAGAAGGTGCTGGAGATCCAGCAGTACGCCCGGGAGCCCATCTCGCTGGACCAGACCATCGGCGACGAGGGCGATTCGCAGCTCGGCGATTTCATCGAGGATTCCGAGGCGGTCGTCGCGGTCGACGCGGTGAGCTTCACCCTGCTGCAGGATCAGCTGCAGTCGGTGCTGGAGACGCTGTCCGAGCGCGAGGCCGGCGTGGTCCGGCTGCGCTTCGGCCTCACCGACGGCCAGCCGCGCACCCTCGACGAGATCGGCCAGGTGTACGGGGTCACCCGTGAGCGCATCCGCCAGATCGAATCGAAGACCATGAGCAAGCTGCGGCACCCCAGCCGCTCGCAGGTCCTGCGCGACTACCTGGACTAG
- a CDS encoding Na+/H+ antiporter: MEQLLLVFILAFATILAQPVGRRTGLPPAVLMTVFGLVLALLPFVPNVDINPELILPLVLPPLLYAAARRTSWQQFAADAGPILLRAVGLVVATAFAVAVVFHLWYPAVPLASALVLGAVVAPPDPVAVSAMAGRLGLPRRLVSVLEGEGLFNDVTAVVIYDVAVQAVVTGKFSAWHTALDFLLSALVAIGVGLVLGWMGSRLMRQLDEAAWQVALGLLLPFAAYGLADVWHGSAVLAVLVCALYLTDAAADFSDSAYRIVGESFWEVIDLLVTGVAFGLIGLELTTVLEATGPSWPRLLTGTAVVVAVVVLLRLGWLLLSMVLLHGRRREEADEPHTWRETVVTWWAGMRGVVTVALALAVPLTTEHGPFPGRTEILFSAFAVVLFTLLLQGPTLPAVVRATHVQADTETERVLERQLWTQILRAELTRLEEIADSEDLPDEIYQRLRETIERRLSRADPEAAESADPTKSVDRMMRFTGKFRTISEDVLEAGRAEALAARRQPGMPPALVDRMMRRLDLRPML, translated from the coding sequence GTGGAGCAGTTGTTGCTGGTGTTCATCCTGGCGTTCGCGACGATTCTGGCGCAACCGGTGGGGCGTCGCACGGGATTGCCACCGGCGGTGCTGATGACCGTGTTCGGACTGGTGCTGGCGCTGCTGCCGTTCGTGCCGAACGTCGACATCAATCCCGAGTTGATCCTGCCGCTGGTGCTGCCGCCGCTGCTGTACGCGGCGGCGCGGCGCACCTCCTGGCAGCAGTTCGCCGCCGACGCGGGACCGATCCTGCTGCGGGCCGTCGGCCTGGTGGTGGCGACGGCCTTCGCCGTCGCGGTGGTCTTCCATCTGTGGTATCCGGCGGTGCCGCTGGCCTCGGCGCTGGTGCTCGGCGCCGTGGTGGCGCCGCCGGATCCGGTCGCCGTGAGCGCGATGGCCGGTCGGCTCGGCTTGCCGCGGCGGCTGGTGTCGGTCCTGGAGGGTGAGGGGCTGTTCAACGACGTCACCGCGGTGGTCATCTACGACGTCGCGGTGCAGGCCGTGGTGACCGGTAAGTTCTCGGCCTGGCACACCGCCCTCGACTTCCTGCTGTCGGCGCTGGTCGCGATCGGGGTCGGGCTGGTGCTGGGCTGGATGGGCAGCCGGCTGATGCGTCAGCTGGACGAGGCCGCCTGGCAGGTGGCGCTGGGGTTGCTGCTGCCGTTCGCGGCCTACGGACTCGCCGATGTCTGGCACGGGTCGGCCGTGCTCGCGGTCCTGGTGTGCGCGCTGTACCTCACCGACGCCGCGGCCGATTTCAGCGATTCCGCGTACCGGATCGTCGGCGAATCCTTCTGGGAGGTCATCGATCTGCTGGTGACCGGGGTCGCGTTCGGGCTGATCGGGCTGGAGCTGACCACCGTGCTGGAGGCCACGGGCCCGAGCTGGCCGCGGCTGCTCACCGGGACGGCGGTGGTGGTCGCGGTGGTGGTGTTGCTGCGGCTGGGCTGGCTGCTGCTGTCGATGGTGCTGTTGCACGGGCGGCGCCGGGAGGAGGCCGACGAGCCGCACACCTGGCGCGAGACCGTGGTCACCTGGTGGGCGGGCATGCGGGGCGTGGTGACGGTCGCGCTGGCGCTGGCCGTACCGCTGACCACCGAGCACGGCCCGTTCCCGGGGCGCACCGAGATCCTGTTCTCCGCCTTCGCGGTCGTGCTGTTCACGCTGCTGCTGCAGGGGCCGACGCTGCCCGCGGTGGTGCGCGCGACGCACGTCCAGGCCGATACCGAGACCGAGCGCGTGCTGGAACGGCAGCTGTGGACGCAGATCCTGCGCGCCGAACTGACCCGCTTGGAGGAGATCGCCGACAGCGAGGACCTGCCGGACGAGATCTATCAGCGCCTGCGCGAGACCATCGAGCGGCGCCTGAGCCGCGCCGATCCGGAGGCCGCCGAGAGCGCCGATCCGACGAAGTCCGTCGACCGGATGATGCGGTTCACCGGTAAGTTCCGCACGATCAGCGAGGATGTGCTCGAGGCCGGGCGGGCGGAGGCGCTGGCGGCCCGCCGGCAGCCGGGTATGCCGCCGGCCCTGGTCGACCGCATGATGCGGCGGCTGGATCTGCGGCCGATGTTGTAG
- a CDS encoding MHYT domain-containing protein: protein MLAIDQFTYGWLTPALAYLMSVTGSLLALRCTVRARVRPGSGWIVAAAIALGGTGIWVMHFIAMLGFSVQDTTIRYNVPITLLSALIAMVVVWLGLSIVVGRPGDPWALPIGGGITGLGVAAMHYAGMYGMETDADVRYDPLLVGLSVVVAVVAATAALWCALHVRGFLATGGAAALMGGAVCGMHYTGMFAISARMAEHVHRVAGAQAHQVLTPLIVGVSMVTMVLLLQVGITDVDEPDPARAEGRFWPSRD, encoded by the coding sequence ATGTTGGCGATAGACCAATTCACCTACGGCTGGCTGACGCCCGCCCTGGCCTACCTGATGTCCGTCACCGGATCGTTGCTGGCGCTGCGGTGCACGGTCCGCGCCCGCGTCCGGCCGGGGAGCGGCTGGATCGTGGCCGCCGCGATCGCCCTGGGCGGCACCGGGATCTGGGTCATGCATTTCATCGCCATGCTGGGCTTCTCGGTGCAGGACACGACGATCCGCTACAACGTGCCGATCACCCTGCTCAGCGCGCTGATCGCGATGGTGGTGGTGTGGCTGGGCCTGTCGATCGTGGTCGGGCGGCCGGGTGATCCGTGGGCACTGCCGATCGGCGGCGGTATCACCGGTCTCGGCGTGGCGGCCATGCACTATGCCGGTATGTACGGGATGGAGACCGACGCCGACGTCCGGTACGACCCGTTACTGGTCGGGTTGTCGGTCGTCGTCGCGGTCGTCGCGGCCACCGCGGCGCTGTGGTGCGCGCTGCACGTCCGGGGTTTCCTCGCGACCGGCGGCGCGGCGGCGCTCATGGGCGGGGCGGTGTGCGGCATGCACTACACGGGCATGTTCGCGATCAGCGCCCGGATGGCCGAACATGTGCATCGCGTGGCCGGCGCGCAGGCCCATCAGGTGCTGACCCCGCTGATCGTCGGCGTCAGCATGGTGACGATGGTGCTGTTGCTGCAGGTCGGCATCACCGATGTCGACGAGCCCGATCCGGCCCGGGCCGAGGGCCGGTTCTGGCCCAGCCGCGACTAG
- the eutC gene encoding ethanolamine ammonia-lyase subunit EutC, translated as MTTGGHVENDDAREFWDRLRRNTQARIGLGRAGDALPTARVLELRAAHAAARDAVHTPLDTTDFAERVRTAGLGEPVPVRSRAASRSEYLRRPDLGRLPEVIPGQGFSVLPHTGADIGVVLADGLSPRALAEHGTAALIALKDQLAQHYRIAPPVIATQARVALGDHIGAALGVTTVLVLIGERPGLSVADSLGIYLTHLPRPGRTDAERNCVSNIHPPDGLGYAAAAAVVAGLIAGARRLGRSGIELKDTSDRALVGAAPPELDLPG; from the coding sequence ATGACCACCGGAGGCCACGTGGAAAACGATGACGCCCGGGAGTTCTGGGACCGGTTGCGGCGGAATACGCAGGCGCGCATAGGTTTGGGCCGCGCCGGGGACGCGCTGCCCACCGCGCGGGTGCTGGAACTGCGCGCCGCGCACGCCGCCGCCCGGGACGCCGTGCACACACCCTTGGACACAACGGATTTCGCGGAACGGGTGCGTACCGCCGGGCTGGGGGAGCCGGTGCCGGTGCGCAGCCGCGCGGCGAGCCGATCCGAGTACCTGCGCCGGCCCGATCTGGGCCGGTTACCGGAAGTGATACCGGGACAAGGCTTCTCGGTGCTGCCGCATACCGGCGCCGATATCGGGGTGGTGCTCGCGGACGGGTTGTCGCCGCGGGCGCTGGCCGAGCACGGTACCGCGGCCCTGATCGCGCTGAAAGACCAACTGGCGCAGCACTATCGGATCGCGCCACCGGTGATCGCGACCCAGGCCCGGGTCGCGCTCGGCGACCACATCGGCGCCGCGCTCGGCGTGACGACGGTGCTGGTGCTGATCGGCGAGCGTCCGGGCCTGTCGGTGGCCGACAGCCTCGGCATCTATCTCACCCACCTGCCGCGGCCGGGGCGCACCGATGCCGAACGCAACTGCGTCTCGAACATCCACCCGCCGGACGGGCTCGGTTACGCCGCCGCCGCGGCGGTGGTCGCCGGCCTGATCGCCGGCGCGCGGCGGCTGGGACGTTCCGGGATCGAACTCAAGGACACCTCGGACCGGGCACTGGTCGGCGCCGCGCCGCCGGAACTCGACCTGCCCGGCTAG
- a CDS encoding ethanolamine ammonia-lyase subunit EutB, translated as MAVHHQRVGGTTYTFHGPVELLAKATPRRSGDELAGCAAHSDAERAAAQWALAELPLSDLLADPVVPYETDEVTRLIIDTHDRAAFGLVSHLTVGGLRDWLLEVAAGPGAADTLAAVAPGLTPEIVAAVSKIMRNQDLIVVSKATSVISAFRTTIGSPGTLATRLQPNHPTDDPRGIAAAVLDGLLLGCGDAVIGINPATDSPAVAADLLRLLDEMRQRFDIPMQSCVLAHVTTTLGLIEAGAPVDLVFQSIAGTEGANAGFGVTLSLLREAAAAARALNRGTVGGNVMYFETGQGSALSAGAHLGTDGRPVDQQTLEARAYAVARELDPLLVNTVVGFIGPEYLYDGRQIVRAGLEDHFCGKLLGLPMGVDVCYTNHAEADADDMDTLLTLLAAAGVAFVITVPGADDVMLGYQSLSFHDALYARRVLGLRPAPEFAAWLDRLGMLDPTGGIRAVAPLSSPLRALGAR; from the coding sequence ATGGCCGTTCATCATCAGCGCGTCGGCGGGACGACCTATACCTTCCACGGTCCGGTGGAACTGCTGGCGAAGGCGACGCCGCGCCGCAGTGGCGACGAATTGGCCGGGTGCGCAGCACATTCCGATGCGGAGCGGGCGGCCGCGCAGTGGGCGCTGGCGGAGTTGCCGCTGTCGGATCTGCTGGCCGATCCGGTCGTGCCGTACGAAACGGACGAGGTCACGCGGTTGATCATCGACACCCACGATCGCGCGGCGTTCGGGCTCGTGTCACACCTCACCGTGGGCGGCTTGCGGGATTGGTTGCTGGAGGTAGCTGCGGGGCCCGGCGCGGCCGATACGCTGGCCGCCGTGGCGCCGGGGCTGACGCCGGAAATCGTTGCGGCTGTGAGCAAGATCATGCGAAATCAAGACCTGATCGTGGTTTCGAAAGCGACGAGTGTGATTTCCGCATTCCGGACCACCATCGGATCACCCGGTACGCTCGCGACCCGGCTGCAGCCCAACCATCCCACCGACGATCCGCGCGGGATTGCCGCGGCCGTGCTGGACGGCTTGCTGCTCGGCTGCGGCGACGCGGTGATCGGCATCAATCCGGCCACCGACTCGCCCGCGGTGGCCGCGGATCTGCTGCGCCTGCTCGACGAGATGCGGCAGCGTTTCGACATTCCGATGCAGTCGTGCGTGCTGGCGCACGTCACCACCACCCTCGGGCTGATCGAGGCGGGCGCACCGGTGGACCTGGTGTTCCAGTCGATCGCCGGAACCGAGGGGGCCAACGCCGGATTCGGGGTGACGCTGTCGCTGTTGCGGGAGGCGGCCGCGGCGGCCCGCGCGCTGAACCGGGGCACCGTCGGCGGCAACGTGATGTATTTCGAGACCGGGCAGGGTTCGGCGCTCAGCGCCGGCGCGCACCTGGGCACGGACGGCAGGCCGGTCGACCAGCAGACGCTCGAGGCCCGCGCCTACGCGGTGGCGCGCGAACTGGACCCGCTGCTGGTGAACACCGTGGTCGGCTTCATCGGGCCGGAGTATCTGTACGACGGCCGGCAGATCGTCCGGGCCGGCCTGGAGGACCATTTCTGCGGCAAACTGCTCGGCCTGCCGATGGGCGTCGACGTCTGCTACACCAATCACGCCGAGGCCGACGCCGACGATATGGACACCCTGCTCACCCTGCTGGCCGCCGCCGGGGTGGCCTTCGTGATCACCGTCCCCGGCGCCGACGACGTCATGCTCGGCTACCAGAGCCTGAGCTTCCACGACGCGCTCTACGCCCGGCGGGTACTGGGGCTGCGGCCGGCGCCGGAGTTCGCGGCCTGGCTGGACCGGCTCGGGATGCTCGACCCGACCGGCGGTATCCGGGCGGTCGCACCGCTTTCCTCACCGCTGCGCGCGCTGGGGGCGCGATGA
- a CDS encoding MHYT domain-containing protein produces the protein MLHTHHFAYGWVTIVIAYAMSFIGSLLGLQCARRARSSDRAGGWLIAAAIAIGGTGIWVMHFVAMLGFSIDGASIRYNVPLTLASAAIAVVVVWIGLSIVFRGRRAGRGVWTLLTGGVVTGLGVAAMHYSGMFALRTDATITYSPGVVALSVVIAIVASTAALWFTLHVRGTLVSVGAAIIMGIAVTGMHYTGMVAMHAHRIDLAPAPSGADGVQLLLPLMIGVSVVTMMLLINVGLTDNEGEDLRIAPATGGAGGPTGGLR, from the coding sequence GTGTTGCACACACACCATTTCGCTTATGGCTGGGTCACCATCGTGATCGCTTACGCCATGTCGTTCATCGGATCGCTGCTCGGTCTGCAGTGCGCCCGCCGGGCCCGGAGCTCGGACCGGGCCGGTGGGTGGCTGATCGCCGCCGCGATCGCCATCGGCGGCACCGGGATCTGGGTCATGCACTTCGTGGCGATGCTCGGATTCTCGATCGACGGCGCCTCGATCCGCTACAACGTCCCGCTGACCCTGGCCAGTGCCGCGATCGCGGTGGTGGTCGTCTGGATCGGGCTGTCCATCGTGTTCCGCGGCCGGCGGGCCGGTCGTGGCGTGTGGACGCTGCTGACCGGCGGCGTGGTCACCGGGCTCGGGGTCGCCGCGATGCACTACTCGGGCATGTTCGCGCTGCGCACCGACGCGACCATCACGTACTCGCCGGGCGTCGTGGCCCTGTCGGTGGTGATCGCCATCGTCGCGTCCACGGCCGCGCTCTGGTTCACCCTGCACGTGCGCGGCACGCTGGTCAGTGTCGGCGCGGCGATCATCATGGGCATCGCCGTCACCGGCATGCATTACACCGGGATGGTCGCGATGCACGCGCACCGCATCGACCTCGCCCCGGCTCCGTCCGGCGCCGACGGCGTCCAGCTGCTGCTGCCGCTGATGATCGGCGTCAGCGTGGTGACCATGATGCTGCTGATCAACGTCGGTCTCACCGACAACGAAGGGGAGGATCTGCGCATCGCGCCCGCCACCGGCGGCGCGGGCGGCCCGACGGGCGGGTTGCGCTAG